The Helianthus annuus cultivar XRQ/B chromosome 16, HanXRQr2.0-SUNRISE, whole genome shotgun sequence genome includes a window with the following:
- the LOC110916055 gene encoding uncharacterized protein LOC110916055 isoform X1, which yields MLLFVNGVVSPTAPPSPVTTLLQSYPGAYTTFRTQNSCLELVFYERHLQRLANSAKILFESCPKLLFQPEISSTSAYLQQMKSIEWESMIPSFVNDSMTKAIPYALKERKGETELAFTALVTGNLENLIPDKRVDEEDINRVFDMHLHVSLYDPIVFGVRTNGAHLAVVGRARDIANAKYSDWVRIRKPLEKLRPPSATELLLSNDGDQILEGCLTNFFVLSRKDDIEEDSEYAENELRKNKYGYSLELQTAPISDGVLPGVVREVVIEVCLKIGIPIREVAPSWSKRHLWEEAFITNSLRLLQHVETIRVPSSWNSLSSKTWKEVTWEEKQFEEGPGSITAIIQKEVLKMAKLEDHSVKSFLK from the exons ATGCTGCTCTTCGTAAACGGTGTCGTCTCACCTACCGCCCCCCCTTCTCCGGTCACAACCTTGCTTCAATCATACCCTG GTGCTTACACAACCTTTAGAACTCAAAACAGCTGTTTAGAATTGGTGTTCTATGAAAGGCATTTGCAAAGGCTTGCTAATTCTGCAAAGATTCTTTTCGAATCATGCCCGAAACTTCTATTCCAGCCAGAAATCAGTTCAACATCAGCATACCTGCAACAAATGAAGTCTATAGAATGGGAATCAATGATTCCGTCTTTTGTTAATGATTCAATGACAAAAGCAATACCCTATGCACTGAAAGAGAGAAAAGGTGAAACAGAATTAGCATTCACTGCTCTCGTCACGGGAAATTTGGAGAATTTGATTCCCGATAAGAGGGTAGATGAAGAAGATATTAATAGGGTTTTTGATATGCATCTACATGTTAGTTTATATGATCCTATTGTATTTGGGGTCCGGACAAATGGTGCTCATCTGGCTGTTGTGGGCCGCGCTAGGGATATTGCAAATGCGAAGTATTCGGATTGGGTGAG GATTAGGAAACCTTTGGAGAAATTGAGGCCTCCATCAGCTACCGAGCTCTTGCTATCAAATGATGGAGATCAGATTCTTGAGGGTTGTTTGACAAATTTTTTTGTTCTTTCTCGTAAG GATGATATAGAAGAAGACAGTGAATATGCAGAAAATGAATTACGAAAAAACAAATATGGCTATTCTCTTGAATTACAAACAGCTCCGATAAGTGATGGTGTTCTTCCAGGAGTAGTGCGGGAAGTGGTCATTGA GGTATGTTTGAAAATTGGAATCCCAATACGAGAAGTTGCCCCATCGTGGTCCAAACGTCACTTGTGGGAAGAAGCGTTTATTACGA ACAGCTTAAGGCTTTTGCAGCATGTGGAAACAATTCGAGTTCCGAGTTCGTGGAACTCACTGAGTTCTAAGACCTGGAAGGAGGTAACATGGGAGGAGAAACAATTTGAG GAGGGTCCTGGAAGCATAACTGCTATAATCCAG AAGGAAGTCTTGAAGATGGCAAAGCTTGAAGACCACTCTGTCAAATCATTTCTTAAGTGA
- the LOC110916055 gene encoding uncharacterized protein LOC110916055 isoform X3, translated as MLLFVNGVVSPTAPPSPVTTLLQSYPGAYTTFRTQNSCLELVFYERHLQRLANSAKILFESCPKLLFQPEISSTSAYLQQMKSIEWESMIPSFVNDSMTKAIPYALKERKGETELAFTALVTGNLENLIPDKRVDEEDINRVFDMHLHVSLYDPIVFGVRTNGAHLAVVGRARDIANAKYSDWVRIRKPLEKLRPPSATELLLSNDGDQILEGCLTNFFVLSRKDDIEEDSEYAENELRKNKYGYSLELQTAPISDGVLPGVVREVVIEVCLKIGIPIREVAPSWSKRHLWEEAFITSMAKCAVLTG; from the exons ATGCTGCTCTTCGTAAACGGTGTCGTCTCACCTACCGCCCCCCCTTCTCCGGTCACAACCTTGCTTCAATCATACCCTG GTGCTTACACAACCTTTAGAACTCAAAACAGCTGTTTAGAATTGGTGTTCTATGAAAGGCATTTGCAAAGGCTTGCTAATTCTGCAAAGATTCTTTTCGAATCATGCCCGAAACTTCTATTCCAGCCAGAAATCAGTTCAACATCAGCATACCTGCAACAAATGAAGTCTATAGAATGGGAATCAATGATTCCGTCTTTTGTTAATGATTCAATGACAAAAGCAATACCCTATGCACTGAAAGAGAGAAAAGGTGAAACAGAATTAGCATTCACTGCTCTCGTCACGGGAAATTTGGAGAATTTGATTCCCGATAAGAGGGTAGATGAAGAAGATATTAATAGGGTTTTTGATATGCATCTACATGTTAGTTTATATGATCCTATTGTATTTGGGGTCCGGACAAATGGTGCTCATCTGGCTGTTGTGGGCCGCGCTAGGGATATTGCAAATGCGAAGTATTCGGATTGGGTGAG GATTAGGAAACCTTTGGAGAAATTGAGGCCTCCATCAGCTACCGAGCTCTTGCTATCAAATGATGGAGATCAGATTCTTGAGGGTTGTTTGACAAATTTTTTTGTTCTTTCTCGTAAG GATGATATAGAAGAAGACAGTGAATATGCAGAAAATGAATTACGAAAAAACAAATATGGCTATTCTCTTGAATTACAAACAGCTCCGATAAGTGATGGTGTTCTTCCAGGAGTAGTGCGGGAAGTGGTCATTGA GGTATGTTTGAAAATTGGAATCCCAATACGAGAAGTTGCCCCATCGTGGTCCAAACGTCACTTGTGGGAAGAAGCGTTTATTACGA GTATGGCTAAATGCGCTGTTTTGACGGGCTAG
- the LOC110916055 gene encoding uncharacterized protein LOC110916055 isoform X2 codes for MLLFVNGVVSPTAPPSPVTTLLQSYPGAYTTFRTQNSCLELVFYERHLQRLANSAKILFESCPKLLFQPEISSTSAYLQQMKSIEWESMIPSFVNDSMTKAIPYALKERKGETELAFTALVTGNLENLIPDKRVDEEDINRVFDMHLHVSLYDPIVFGVRTNGAHLAVVGRARDIANAKYSDWVRIRKPLEKLRPPSATELLLSNDGDQILEGCLTNFFVLSRKDDIEEDSEYAENELRKNKYGYSLELQTAPISDGVLPGVVREVVIEGHVNATFVLQGMFENWNPNTRSCPIVVQTSLVGRSVYYEYG; via the exons ATGCTGCTCTTCGTAAACGGTGTCGTCTCACCTACCGCCCCCCCTTCTCCGGTCACAACCTTGCTTCAATCATACCCTG GTGCTTACACAACCTTTAGAACTCAAAACAGCTGTTTAGAATTGGTGTTCTATGAAAGGCATTTGCAAAGGCTTGCTAATTCTGCAAAGATTCTTTTCGAATCATGCCCGAAACTTCTATTCCAGCCAGAAATCAGTTCAACATCAGCATACCTGCAACAAATGAAGTCTATAGAATGGGAATCAATGATTCCGTCTTTTGTTAATGATTCAATGACAAAAGCAATACCCTATGCACTGAAAGAGAGAAAAGGTGAAACAGAATTAGCATTCACTGCTCTCGTCACGGGAAATTTGGAGAATTTGATTCCCGATAAGAGGGTAGATGAAGAAGATATTAATAGGGTTTTTGATATGCATCTACATGTTAGTTTATATGATCCTATTGTATTTGGGGTCCGGACAAATGGTGCTCATCTGGCTGTTGTGGGCCGCGCTAGGGATATTGCAAATGCGAAGTATTCGGATTGGGTGAG GATTAGGAAACCTTTGGAGAAATTGAGGCCTCCATCAGCTACCGAGCTCTTGCTATCAAATGATGGAGATCAGATTCTTGAGGGTTGTTTGACAAATTTTTTTGTTCTTTCTCGTAAG GATGATATAGAAGAAGACAGTGAATATGCAGAAAATGAATTACGAAAAAACAAATATGGCTATTCTCTTGAATTACAAACAGCTCCGATAAGTGATGGTGTTCTTCCAGGAGTAGTGCGGGAAGTGGTCATTGA GGGCCATGTGAATGCCACTTTTGTTTTACAGGGTATGTTTGAAAATTGGAATCCCAATACGAGAAGTTGCCCCATCGTGGTCCAAACGTCACTTGTGGGAAGAAGCGTTTATTACGA GTATGGCTAA
- the LOC110919391 gene encoding 60S ribosomal protein L4 has protein sequence AFTDVAGGRMFAPTRIWRRWHRKINVNQKRYAVISAIAASAVSSLVMARGHRIETMPELPLVVSDSAEGVEKTHAAKVLKQIGAYSDAEKAKDSVGIRPGKGKMRNRRYINRKGPLIVYGTEGAKLVKAFRNIPDVEIANVERLNLLKLAPGGHSSRFMIWTKSAFEKLDSIYGSVDKVSEKKRGYVLPRAKMENVDLARIINSDEAQSVVKPIKKEVKRVTMKKNPLKNLNTMLRLNPCAKTAKRMAVLAEDQRKKAKKEKLDNKRQPISKV, from the exons GCATTTACAGATGTCGCCGGTGGCCGTATGTTCGCTCCCACGAGGATCTGGCGCCGCTGGCATAGAAAGATTAACGTTAACCAGAAACGATATGCCGTCATTTCGGCGATCGCTGCGTCTGCGGTTTCGTCGCTTGTGATGGCGCGTGGCCACCGGATTGAGACGATGCCGGAGTTACCACTAGTTGTTAGTGACTCAGCTGAAGGTGTGGAGAAAACGCATGCTGCAAAGGTTTTGAAACAGATCGGTGCGTATTCGGATGCTGAAAAGGCGAAGGATTCGGTTGGGATTAGGCCTGGAAAGGGGAAGATGAGGAACAGAAGGTATATTAACCGAAAAGGACCGTTGATTGTGTACGGAACTGAGGGTGCTAAGTTAGTGAAAGCGTTTAGGAACATACCTGATGTGGAGATTGCTAATGTGGAGAGGTTGAATTTGTTGAAATTGGCTCCTGGTGGACATTCAAGTAGGTTTATGATTTGGACGAAATCGGCTTTTGAGAAGTTGGATTCGATTTACGGTTCAGTTGATAAGGTGAGTGAGAAGAAGAGGGGGTATGTGTTGCCCAGGGCGAAGATGGAGAATGTCGATTTGGCGAGGATTATTAATTCGGATGAGGCGCAGTCGGTTGTGAAGCCGATTAAAAAGGAGGTTAAGAGGGTGACGATGAAGAAGAATCCTTTGAAGAATTTGAATACTATGCTGAGGTTGAACCCGTGTGCCAAGACTGCTAAGAGGATGGCTGTGCTTGCTGAGGATCAGAGGAAGAAGGCTAAGAAGGAGAAGCTTGACAACAAGAGGCAGCCCATTTCTAAG gtttaa